A single region of the Palaeococcus ferrophilus DSM 13482 genome encodes:
- a CDS encoding RNA-binding domain-containing protein codes for MFEEVEVEAHVHPTEDVEKVKRAMLALVPELEFEAFEQGDEMILVGKTRSKKALQRLYELFRGQAILDTARAILEEGTFGEEIIFKVNKQVAFVGKVNFNEESPLGPLTIIIRSKDPHRLIKWLAPRTKNGVPIE; via the coding sequence ATGTTCGAGGAAGTCGAGGTTGAGGCTCACGTTCATCCAACCGAGGACGTCGAGAAGGTCAAGAGGGCGATGCTCGCTCTCGTCCCGGAGCTGGAGTTCGAGGCCTTCGAGCAGGGCGACGAGATGATCCTCGTGGGGAAAACGCGGAGCAAAAAGGCCCTCCAGAGGCTCTACGAGCTCTTCAGGGGGCAGGCCATACTGGACACGGCGAGGGCCATACTCGAGGAGGGGACCTTCGGCGAGGAGATAATATTCAAGGTCAACAAGCAGGTGGCCTTCGTTGGGAAGGTGAACTTCAACGAGGAATCGCCCCTCGGCCCGCTGACCATTATCATACGCTCGAAGGACCCTCACAGGCTCATAAAGTGGCTCGCGCCTAGGACGAAGAATGGAGTGCCCATAGAGTGA